CGAAGCCCTGCGACCGCACCAGTTCGGCGACCTCGTCCAGCAGGTGCCCGGCGTCCAGGGACCTCGTGGAGGCCCGCGACACCTCGTCGAGGAACGACGTGCGTTGTCGCTGTCGGTCGATCTCCGCGTGCAGGGCGAGCAGTCCCGCGTTGGTCTGCTCCAGCTCGGACTGATGCCAGCTCAGATCGCGGTCGCGATCGCTCAGCACGTCCGCCAACTCCCGCAACGCCACCCCCAGCACATCCTCCGGAGCGACGTCGTGCAGCCGGGCCAGCACCCGACGCCACACGTCGGGCGGAAGCTCACGACCGTGCAGCGCGTCCCGAAGCGTGGCGCGCACGGCGTCGTGTCGTCCTGCCGCGCGAAGGTCTTCCGTCATGTGGTTCCACTTCCGGACACCACAACGACACCCGAGTCGTCCCGGTGTCTGCCGTACGTTCCCAGCAGCCAGCCTGCCACGGTGGCGGGGTCGTGGGCGAGCACGTCCGTCCGATCCGCCGGGGTCCACCGCTCGGACACACCGTCCGTGTGCATCACGAGGAGGCCCCGACCGTCCCACGGCCGCACCAGGGGCGACGACCGCCTGCCGCTTCGCTGCCTTCTCCCCACGATGCCGGGCGTGGACACGAGGGCCTCGTGAGTGCCGTCACCCCGGACGAGGCGAACGGTGGAATTGCCCACTCCGCAGAACGACACGGTCGACCGTGCGGTGTGGAACTGGGCGATCGCGACCGTCGCACCACGCCTCGGGCCCATGTCGGCATCCATGGCGGCGAGCAGCTCGCTCGGGGACGCCTCGGGACGCGCCCTCACGTGGGCGGTGACGGACCGGCTCGCCTCCGCCGCCGCGGGACCGTGCCCGAGACCGTCGCTCAACACCACGGTCACCACGCCGTCGGCGTGCGCGGCCACCCAGTCGTCGCCACACGTCGTCTCACCCGGCGCGGCCCGCAGGACGGCCCCGATCCTCAGCCCGGAACCCCATGGGGCCTCCTCCACCGCCCCGTGCCAGCGCGCCAGCACCGTCGTGCCCTCGCCGTAGCGCGAGAAGATGTCGAACTCGTCGGCCATGCGCCTGATCCCGCCGAGCCCGACCCCCAAGGTGCCCGTGGTGGAGAATCCGTCCCGCATGCTTCGGGACACGTGCTCGATGCCCGGGCCCCGGTCGGTGGCGACGACGTCCAACCGGCCCTCGGTGGGCATCACCGCGAGCAGCCCGTCCGTGGCGTATTTCACCAGGTTGGTGGCCAGTTCCGTGGTGGCGAGGACCACTCGCTCGACGTCGGGGTCCGGCAATCCGGCGTCCCGTGC
The window above is part of the Saccharomonospora glauca K62 genome. Proteins encoded here:
- a CDS encoding ATP-binding protein, which gives rise to MTGGALAVTAPGHVTRARQLASRAARDAGLPDPDVERVVLATTELATNLVKYATDGLLAVMPTEGRLDVVATDRGPGIEHVSRSMRDGFSTTGTLGVGLGGIRRMADEFDIFSRYGEGTTVLARWHGAVEEAPWGSGLRIGAVLRAAPGETTCGDDWVAAHADGVVTVVLSDGLGHGPAAAEASRSVTAHVRARPEASPSELLAAMDADMGPRRGATVAIAQFHTARSTVSFCGVGNSTVRLVRGDGTHEALVSTPGIVGRRQRSGRRSSPLVRPWDGRGLLVMHTDGVSERWTPADRTDVLAHDPATVAGWLLGTYGRHRDDSGVVVVSGSGTT